A window from Dysidea avara chromosome 2, odDysAvar1.4, whole genome shotgun sequence encodes these proteins:
- the LOC136245319 gene encoding uncharacterized protein — MNIQPSCDETCLNSSIVGLNITHNNPPRNLALYNPATCINKTTVVNDCKAYLVSNIMLGQNIKINACVLSFYDEPAGNIDFTVSGGSQNHHLDGTQFLPIACKLFEGISVIGKEISNKTNFSMTISSYTNSRSEASITLVTELSPCHHGFVYDNTAQKCICYDNSDTVSCSGSTSSIKKSYWFGEVNDRTTVTVCPNNYCNFSCCETANGFYQLSPNRVTQCNMHRSGVACGNCQEYYTLPFDSAKCVSINQCTTGQTVLIIMLSMIYWIVIVILLFIVTYYQVGIGYLYAITYYYSMLDILLDHNLYVSQGLFITIGITSSIAKLTPQFLGQLCLVKNMSGIDQQSIHYVHPLAVTILVAIICQSARMSYKISAFISRGIIHVICFLLLLSYTSVATTSLLLLRSLTFHDVDKVYTYLSPDIEYCHGRHLPYFIVAVLCTLMIVIGLPLLLLLEPFLNHKINFTRVKPLLDQFQGCYKDKYRSFAAYYMICRLVLISIIILYPSNNNTRQVLLLITSLLLALIQLIIKPYKSETLNNFDGIVLQIMILASTMSIFGSYGTRVLLVVTIILVTLPLIAFISMQLVVNKESIKKIIACRRVKQQVNMGNNTEVKISDVTITISDEMRKNATVCVIHNPEIVDDTTYYRESFMEAMNEIEDL, encoded by the exons ATGAATATACAACCATCATGTGATGAGACCTGTTTAAATAGCAGCATAGTTGGGTTAAACATTACACATAATAATCCTCCCCGTAATCTAGCTTTGTACAATCCAGCTACATGCATTAACAAAACCACTGTAGTGAATGACTGTAAAGCCTACCTTGTCAGTAACATAATGCTTGGTCAAAACATTAAAATCAATGCCTGTGTACTAAGCTTTTATGATGAACCTGCTGGAAACATAGACTTCACAGTTAGTGGTGGAAGTCAGAATCACCATCTTGATGGAACTCAATTTTTACCAATAGCTTGTAAACTATTTGAAGGCATTAGTGTAATAGGCAAAGAGATTTCAAATAAAACTAATTTTTCAATGACCATTTCATCATATACAAACAGTAGATCAGAAGCGTCAATCACACTGGTAACAGAATTATCTCCATGCCATCATGGCTTTGTTTATGATAACACTGCTCAAAAGTGTATATGCTATGACAACAGCGACACTGTCTCTTGTTCTGGTAGTACATCATCTATCAAAAAGAGTTACTGGTTTGGTGAAGTAAATGATAGAACAACAGTGACAGTTTGTCCCAACAACTATTGCAATTTTTCCTGTTGTGAAACTGCTAATGGATTTTATCAGCTATCACCAAATAGAGTAACTCAGTGTAATATGCACAGGTCTGGTGTTGCATGTGGCAATTGTCAGGAATACTATACCCTTCCATTTGATTCTGCAAAATGTGTTAGCATTAACCAGTGTACAACTGGACAGACAGTACTGATAATCATGTTATCAATGATATACTGGATAGTCATAGTTATACTATTGTTTATTGTGACATACTATCAAGTTGGGATCGGATATTTGTATGCTATTACctactattacagtatgttgGACATTCTTCTAGATCACAACCTATATGTATCACAAGGACTGTTTATAACTATTGGCATAACATCTAGTATTGCTAAACTTACTCCACAGTTCCTAGGACAGCTTTGCTTGGTTAAGAACATGAGTGGAATCGATCAACAGTCAATTCACTACGTGCACCCGCTAGCTGTTACAATTCTCGTGGCAATAATATGCCAATCAGCAAGAATGTCTTACAAGATTTCAGCATTTATAAGTAGGGGAATTATCCATGTAATATGCTTTCTTTTGTTGCTGTCATATACTTCTGTAGCCACAACTTCATTGCTGCTGTTGAGATCACTAACATTTCATGATGTGgataaggtttacacttaccTGTCACCTGACATAGAGTACTGTCATGGTCGTCATCTACCATATTTTATTGTAGCAGTGTTATGTACGCTGATGATTGTGATTGGTCTACCACTTCTGCTCCTACTTGAACCATTCCTTAACCACAAGATCAACTTCACCAGGGTGAAGCCATTactggatcagtttcaaggatgctaCAAAGACAAGTATCGGAGCTTTGCTGCTTATTACATGATTTGTCGACTGGTGTTAATTTCAATAATCATCCTTTATCCTTCCAACAACAATACTAGACAGGTTTTACTGCTCATTACTAGTTTACTGCTAGCATTGATACAACTAATCATAAAACCATACAAGAGTGAAACTCTTAATAACTTTGATGGGATAGTGTTGCAGATAATGATCTTAGCTTCAACAATGTCAATTTTCGGCAGTTATGGTACCAGAGTGCTGTTAGTAGTTACTATCATTTTAGTAACTTTACCATTAATAGCCTTCATTTCAATGCAGCTGGTGGTGAATAAAGAGAGCATAAAGAAGATTATTGCATGTCGAAGAGTTAAGCAGCAAGTTAATATGGGCAATAACACTGAAGTAAAAATAAGTGATGTTACCATTACCATCAGTGATGAAATGAGAAAAAATGCTACAGTATGTGTAAT ACATAACCCTGAGATTGTTGATGATACTACTTATTATCGAGAGTCATTCATGGAAGCGATGAATGAAATTGAAGACTTATAG
- the LOC136248102 gene encoding probable outer membrane protein pmp6, with product MMSRIASFILLHLLLRTVEGVGIDTHALDAADNLGVLSSQDRAQSLPLQSITETFSNVSSNVIINITSDVVLSLQVLLEDLENVMIIGHRATAPTVFCDSGSGVKFIACRNVTIENINFKRCGSSRQALVLSEVSETIYISNCQFSHNSEYGGHGNVLFEHNKAVAGQANGGGIFSRGSTMTFDYNSNVTFNNNSADRGGAIFLNDSKAYFEENSVINFYINTANLYGGALCSINKSIMLLDSNSVVIFQGNKASSRGGAIYCKNCNIKVDDNSTLRFSDNRATYGGAVCCYNFSAMSFVGSSDVMFNKNRATYGAAVYTEHYSNISSDGSTTVTHENNYASEVGGAITVLENCSIIIDGKSTVTFIKNRATFGGAIWSGYLSNLLFNGTSQVAFKGNVASKCGGAVSSYDMSSITFASNSKVTFINNSAATHGGAVCSNHYTNLSFVDNTAVIFEDNDAWENGGSIALHEKSHSTFDGYSNVTFNDNSATHGGAVHSARNCYVLFNGSSIVTFEGNNGRSSGGAAGFYDKSYAIFDRNSTVTFDHNKAKIGGAIVSAEYCYISFIWNSAVTFNGNRAIKGGAVYFEHHSNVSCNSNATVKYSNNIANKYGGAVMMLNNCTLLFDEWSKVTFNDNRALKGGAVYSEHYSVISYKGSTAVTYVANSASMNGGSVTAIEHCNITFDGNSKVTFDGNNATVGGAIFLFVYSNMSFQGYTKVTFKTNKAHEKGGSVNCEDNCSIIFYENSKIPQTQPFQIIKPGTVELSTYNTLT from the exons ATGATGTCAAGAATTGCTAGCTTCATACTACTACATCTGCTTTTAAGGACTGTTGAAGGAGTTGGTATTGATACTCATGCTCTAGATGCTGCTGATAATTTGGGTGTACTTAGCTCACAGGATAGAGCTCAATCCCTGCCTCtccaatcaattactgaaacttTCAGTAATGTCTCTAGCAATGTCATAATCAACATAACTAGCGATGTTGTGCTATCCCTACAGGTGCTACTAGAAGATCTTGAAAATGTCATGATAATAGGACACAGAGCTACAGCTCCTACAGTATTTTGTGACAGTGGTAGTGGTGTGAAATTCATTGCCTGTAGAAATGTGACAATTGAAAATATCAACTTTAAGAGGTGTGGTTCTAGCA GGCAAGCTCTTGTGCTTTCAGAAGTTTCAGAAACTATTTACATTAGTAATTGTCAGTTTTCCCATAACAGCGAATATGGAGGTCATG GCAACGTATTATTTGAACATAACAAAGCAGTGGCTGGACAGGCCAATGGTGGAGGGATCTTTAGCAGAGGCTCGACTATGACTTTTGATTACAATTCCAATGTCACCTTTAACAATAATTCAGCAGATAGAGGTGGTGCAATCTTTCTTAATGATTCAAAGGCGTATTTTGAAGAAAACTCTGTAATAAATTTTTACATCAATACAGCAAATTTATATGGTGGAGCGCTGTGCTCCATAAACAAATCAATTATGCTACTTGATAGCAACTCTGTAGTAATATTTCAGGGTAACAAGGCAAGTTCACGTGGAGGAGCAATATATTGCAAAAACTGTAACATTAAAGTTGATGATAATTCAACATTGAGATTTAGTGACAATAGAGCCACATATGGAGGAGCCGTGTGTTGCTACAACTTTTCTGCTATGTCATTTGTTGGAAGTTCTGATGTGATGTTCAACAAGAACAGAGCTACATATGGAGCAGCTGTGTACACTGAGCATTACTCTAACATATCATCTGATGGAAGCACCACAGTGACTCATGAAAATAATTATGCCAGTGAAGTTGGGGGAGCTATTACTGTTCTTGAAAACTGTAGCATCATAATTGATGGAAAATCAACAGTGACATTTATTAAAAATAGGGCTACCTTTGGTGGCGCAATTTGGTCTGGTTATTTATCTAATTTATTGTTTAATGGGACTTCTCAAGTGGCATTTAAAGGCAATGTTGCTAGCAAATGTGGAGGAGCTGTTTCTTCCTATGACATGAGTagcattacatttgcaagtaactCAAAGGTGACATTTATTAACAATAGTGCCGCAACACATGGTGGAGCTGTCTGTTCTAATCACTATACTAACCTGTCTTTTGTTGACAACACAGCAGTTATATTTGAAGACAATGATGCTTGGGAAAATGGCGGATCAATTGCATTGCATGAAAAGTCACATTCCACATTTGATGGctactcaaatgtaacattTAATGATAACAGTGCAACACATGGTGGGGCTGTGCACTCAGCAAGAAATTGTTATGTTTTGTTTAATGGAAGCTCAATAGTGACGTTCGAGGGTAACAATGGCCGAAGTAGTGGTGGAGCTGCTGGTTTTTATGATAAATCTTATGCTATATTTGATAGAAACTCAACGGTGACTTTTGATCATAACAAAGCTAAAATTGGAGGAGCAATAGTTTCTGCAGAATATTGTTATATATCTTTCATTTGGaactcagctgtaacatttaATGGTAATAGGGCCATAAAGGGTGGAGCAGTTTACTTTGAACACCATTCTAATGTATCATGTAATAGTAATGCAACAGTGAAATATAGCAATAATATTGCCAATAAGTATGGAGGAGCTGTAATGATGCTAaataactgtactttattatTTGATGAATGGTCAAAAGTGACATTTAATGACAATAGGGCATTAAAAGGAGGAGCAGTTTATTCTGAACACTATTCTGTTATATCATATAAGGGAAGCACAGCTGTGACATATGTAGCTAATAGTGCCAGTATGAATGGAGGATCTGTTACTGCTATTGAGCATTgtaatatcacatttgatggaaaCTCCAAAGTGACATTTGACGGGAATAATGCTACAGTTGGTGGAGCAATTTTCTTATTTGTTTACTCAAATATGTCATTTCAAGGCTACACAAAAGTGACATTTAAAACTAACAAAGCCCATGAAAAAGGTGGAAGTGTTAACTGTGAGgacaactgttctattatattTTATGAAAATTCGAAG ATACCGCAAACACAACCTTTTCAAATAATAAAGCCAGGAACGGTGGAGCTATCAACATACAACACTCTAACCTGA
- the LOC136248103 gene encoding uncharacterized protein — MSDERSRAIRGGHRGVITKLVREAEEITNKADPLDSTQRIRLSVIKQQLDVKLNLLSDMDKEILTRCELDAIVNELEESEAVTANIISCKQKIEEKLTVVTPVTSTPVSPMLHASLPPPSSIAVAKPRLPRLQLPRFKGDVKNWPAFWDSFKSAVHENTELSKVDKFNYLNSLLEGTALKCIQGLTLTDDHYDTAIGMLRERFGDPQQIICSHMEGLIKIPNCTSDRSGALRTVYDKIMVNIRGLEALGVTSDQYGSFLIPVIMTKLPDEIRLRIAREAGRNAWKINPLLDILKQEVEAREVSEGSTISTMKNPVAQPPRREPSSTGSALIANNYGMHCVYCNGEHYSASCSTVTSVRDRKDILLKAGRCFNCLRAKHKSKECNNQRTCRHCHRRHHQSICERAPPAVNTGSGGTDLRLTDKSTVDTSIEGVTTYTSPVICCPLPRLVDPSAFSHLAGLQLADASDSTQQIDILIGSDYYWSVVTGETIVGNHGPVAVNSRLGWLLSGPSGNSDTVNFTHCNVIVNCDDLVKVSKNDDLVNTLRSFWDTESIGVLDDSQDLADEDGFLVGLKFCHSRYEVNLPWRESGPSIPDHFDLCLGRLRHLHSRLLKSPELLERYHTIIQDQISKGIVELVPDDSRVATATSNTVHYLPHHGVIRQDKQTTKLRVVYDGSAKTRMDPLSLNDFLKTGPNMIPRLFDVLVKFRWQTIAVTADIEQAFLMVSIAPQDRDVLRFLWFTDPLDAASDIITLRFAQLVFGLRPSPAILGSVISKHLDNYQSQYPQLIQSIKNSFYVDDFISGGATVEEVFNTYVVAKNVMAEGGFNLRKWASNSPELISRIINAESSSCTDATPGQSSGGDKSLQFIVGSGDPQSKLLGVGWDSCSDELHFNFLELTDQASKFPPSRRSLLKVTASIFDPLGILSPFVVKLKILFQTLCCQCTDWDQPLEGECLREWNKFLSEFRILNGARVPRCYFQKGRVLRLSELHGFSDASEHAYAAVLYLRNVYMDGTISISLVASKTRVTPVKKQSIPRLELLGALILTRLVNAVLGKLPMQLTPTYWVDSTAALFWIKNHRPWKQYVSRRVAEIRSHTSPSQWKHCPGVLNPADLPSRGLGAQKLLDSALWWGGPPYLKSSESEWPELINPQPNDHTLAELAKNPAQDTTHVLTTVACNGLLNLNNIIDCQKFSKWSVLLRVTARVLRFIETCKGTPLKALNVQYSNDSELEAAELERAETLWIRSIQGEAFENEIKYLKSNSVHGKPLYVEQFGLYLDKQILKCKGRLGNALLAATERHPILLPTKHPFVKLLVMEVHSRVKHGGVNTTLVATRERYWILKGRQLVKGIIRRCVMCKRMEGPPYGLQPSPDLPEFRVSDSPPFTHTGLDFAGPLYVRELRNSDVSSKVYICLFTCASTHAIHLELTRSLNVDTFLLAFRRFVGRRGLPATLISDNAKTFKSSSREISSICRAAEVLQYLSNQRTTWKFIVAKSPWWGGFYERMVQTVKRPLRKIIGRSNLRYDELNTILIEVESVINCRPLTFVYDDNEGVSYALTPSHLLYGRRMAVSPCAGHYEVVSTNAALTRRSRNHKHVLNQIINSWRKDYLLSLREVRTSKLSGSGSSVRVGDVVILKDEHIKRAFWKFAKVIELLKGSDGIARAALINVSTGSGPPKILKRSTRHLIPIEVACSEEIQSDVPPTVVTDGSLVNDSDKMAEGANDTEVPQQDDNSRLRRQAAIRGEQTRRTWTGH; from the exons ATGTCTGATGAGAGATCGCGTGCTATACGTGGAGGCCATCGTGGTGTCATCACAAAGCTTGTTCGTGAAGCTGAGGAAATTACTAATAAAGCGGACCCTTTAGACTCAACGCAACGGATCAGACTTAGTGTGATTAAACAGCAACTGGATGTCAAGTTGAATTTGTTGAGTGACATGGACAAGGAGATTCTCACTCGTTGTGAATTGGATGCTATTGTTAATGAACTTGAAGAATCGGAAGCAGTCACTGCTAATATAATTAGTTGTAAGCAGAAGATTGAAGAGAAGTTAACAGTAGTTACTCCGGTTACTAGCACTCCCGTGTCACCCATGTTGCATGCTTCATTGCCACCCCCTTCTTCTATTGCCGTGGCAAAACCTCGACTGCCTAGATTGCAACTTCCCAGATTTAAGGGTGATGTCAAGAATTGGCCAGCATTCTGGGATTCTTTCAAATCGGCTGTCCATGAGAATACAGAATTATCGAAGGTGGATAAGTTTAATTACTTAAATTCATTGTTAGAAGGCACAGCCTTAAAGTGTATTCAGGGGCTTACATTGACTGATGACCATTATGACACTGCCATTGGTATGCTAAGAGAAAGATTTGGGGACCCCCAACAAATAATATGTTCTCATATGGAAGGGTtaattaaaattcctaattgcACAAGTGATCGCTCTGGTGCACTTCGTACAGTATATGACAAGATAATGGTCAACATTCGAGGCTTAGAGGCACTAGGAGTTACGTCGGACCAGTATGGAAGCTTCTTGATTCCAGTCATAATGACTAAACTACCAGATGAGATTCGTTTAAGAATTGCCCGTGAAGCCGGTAGAAATGCTTGGAAGATCAACCCCTTACTTGACATTTTGAAACAGGAAGTAGAGGCTAGGGAAGTGAGCGAAGGGTCTACCATTAGTACGATGAAGAACCCTGTTGCCCAGCCACCGCGGCGTGAACCCTCTTCCACGGGTAGTGCATTGATTGCCAATAATTACGGGATGCATTGTGTTTATTGTAATGGTGAACACTACTCAGCTTCTTGTTCTACAGTAACCAGTGTAAGGGATCGTAAAGACATACTTCTGAAGGCTGGTCGTTGTTTTAATTGCTTAAGGGCTAAACATAAGTCAAAGGAATGCAATAACCAGAGGACCTGTAGACACTGTCACCGTCGGCACCACCAATCAATATGTGAACGGGCACCCCCTGCAGTGAACACTGGCAGTGGTGGTACTGATTTACGCTTAACTGACAAGTCAACTGTTGATACAAGTATCGAAGGTGTCACAA CCTACACCTCACCTGTTATCTGCTGTCCACTTCCTCGTTTGGTTGATCCAAGTGCTTTCAGTCACCTTGCAGGGTTGCAATTAGCTGATGCCAGTGATTCTACACAGCAAATTGATATTCTAATTGGATCTGACTATTACTGGTCTGTAGTGACAGGAGAGACAATCGTCGGTAACCATGGTCCGGTAGCAGTGAATAGCAGGTTGGGTTGGCTCCTTTCGGGACCCTCAGGCAATAGTGATACTGTGAACTTCACACATTGTAATGTAATAGTGAACTGTGATGACTTAGTGAAAGTAAGTAAGAATGATGACCTTGTCAACACTTTAAGGAGTTTTTGGGACACCGAATCAATTGGAGTATTAGATGATTCCCAGGATTTGGCTGACGAAGATGGTTTTCTAGTCGGATTGAAGTTTTGCCATAGCCGCTATGAAGTAAACCTGCCTTGGAGGGAATCTGGTCCATCTATTCCTGATCACTTTGACCTTTGCTTGGGTCGATTGCGGCATCTTCATTCTCGATTATTGAAATCACCTGAGCTCCTCGAGAGGTATCACACAATTATCCAAGACCAAATAAGTAAGGGAATAGTTGAGTTAGTCCCTGATGATTCACGAGTAGCTACGGCAACAAGTAACACAGTACATTACCTCCCTCACCATGGGGTAATACGTCAGGACAAGCAGACCACTAAACTAAGAGTGGTATATGATGGTTCAGCAAAGACTAGAATGGATCCTTTATCGCTGAATGATTTCCTTAAGACAGGCCCAAATATGATTCCTCGACTATTTGATGTCCTTGTGAAGTTCCGTTGGCAGACGATAGCAGTAACTGCAGACATTGAGCAAGCCTTTTTAATGGTATCTATTGCACCCCAAGATCGAGATGTTTTACGTTTCTTATGGTTTACGGACCCTCTTGATGCTGCTAGTGATATTATTACATTGCGATTTGCTCAGCTGGTTTTTGGTCTACGTCCTTCCCCAGCTATTTTGGGTTCAGTCATATCGAAACATCTTGATAACTATCAGTCTCAATATCCTCAACTAATTCAGTCTATTAAGAACTCATTTTATGTCGACGATTTTATCTCTGGGGGAGCCACTGTTGAGGAGGTCTTTAATACCTACGTGGTTGCCAAGAATGTTATGGCTGAAGGAGGCTTCAACTTGAGAAAATGGGCttcaaattcaccagaattgatATCAAGGATTATCAATGCTGAATCTAGTTCATGTACTGATGCTACTCCAGGCCAGTCGAGTGGAGGAGATAAGTCACTTCAGTTTATTGTTGGGAGTGGTGACCCTCAGTCCAAGTTGCTTGGGGTGGGTTGGGACAGCTGTTCAGATGAGCTTCATTTCAATTTCTTAGAATTGACTGACCAAGCAAGCAAATTTCCTCCAAGCAGAAGATCATTGTTGAAGGTCACGGCAAGTATATTTGACCCCTTGGGTATACTTAGCCCCTTTGTGGTCAAGTTAAAAATTTTGTTTCAGACATTGTGTTGTCAATGCACCGATTGGGATCAGCCGTTAGAGGGTGAGTGTTTAAGAGAATGGAACAAATTTTTGTCTGAGTTCCGTATCTTAAATGGAGCTCGAGTACCACGATGCTACTTCCAGAAGGGACGGGTTTTACGTCTCAGTGAGCTGCATGGATTCAGTGACGCCTCTGAGCACGCCTATGCTGCTGTTTTGTATTTAAGAAATGTCTACATGGATGGTACCATCTCTATTAGCCTGGTTGCATCAAAGACACGAGTGACGCCGGTCAAGAAACAGTCGATTCCGCGTCTTGAATTGTTAGGTGCCTTGATACTAACACGACTAGTAAACGCCGTGCTTGGGAAACTCCCAATGCAGCTAACCCCTACTTACTGGGTTGATTCGACTGCAGCTCTATTTTGGATTAAAAATCACAGACCATGGAAGCAGTATGTTTCAAGAAGAGTTGCTGAAATTCGTTCTCATACCTCACCAAGTCAGTGGAAGCATTGTCCAGGAGTTCTTAACCCCGCTGATCTTCCATCTCGTGGATTAGGGGCTCAGAAGTTGTTGGATTCTGCCCTATGGTGGGGAGGCCCACCATATTTGAAGTCCTCAGAGAGTGAGTGGCCTGAACTTATCAACCCTCAACCTAATGATCATACTCTTGCTGAACTGGCCAAGAACCCGGCTCAAGATACAACACATGTGTTGACTACTGTTGCTTGCAATGGCTTGCTAAACCTGAACAATATAATTGACTGCCAGAAATTCAGCAAATGGAGTGTATTACTCAGGGTTACTGCTCGAGTACTGAGATTTATAGAAACATGTAAGGGTACTCCACTCAAGGCTCTCAATGTACAATATAGTAATGATTCTGAGTTGGAGGCAGCAGAGTTGGAGAGGGCTGAAACACTATGGATTCGTTCCATTCAAGGGGAGGCCTTTGAGAATGAGATTAAGTACTTGAAGAGCAACTCTGTTCATGGTAAGCCATTGTATGTTGAACAATTTGGTCTCTATCTAGATAAACAAATTCTGAAGTGCAAGGGGAGACTTGGCAATGCATTATTAGCTGCGACTGAGAGGCACCCTATTTTGTTACCCACCAAGCACCCATTCGtcaagctacttgtgatggagGTACATAGTCGAGTGAAGCATGGGGGAGTGAATACTACTCTTGTAGCCACACGCGAGAGGTACTGGATCTTGAAGGGTAGGCAGTTGGTTAAAGGAATCATAAGAAGATGTGTAATGTGTAAAAGGATGGAAGGTCCTCCTTATGGCTTGCAGCCCTCTCCTGATCTTCCAGAGTTCAGAGTATCAGACAGTCCTCCCTTTACTCACACCGGGCTAGACTTTGCAGGCCCTTTGTATGTTCGAGAGTTAAGAAATTCAGACGTTTCTTCCAAAGTCTACATTTGTTTGTTCACGTGCGCATCTACCCATGCAATTCACTTGGAGCTTACTCGTTCTCTTAATGTCGACACTTTTTTGCTGGCGTTTCGTAGGTTTGTTGGTAGGCGTGGCTTGCCAGCTACTTTAATCTCAGACAACGCAAAGACCTTTAAGTCTTCATCAAGAGAAATCAGTTCGATTTGTCGAGCTGCTGAGGTGTTGCAGTACTTGAGTAACCAGCGTACCACTTGGAAATTTATTGTGGCCAAGTCCCCTTGGTGGGGAGGCTTTTATGAACGGATGGTACAAACAGTGAAGAGACCCCTGAGGAAGATAATAGGAAGGTCAAATTTGCGATATGATGAACTGAACACCATCCTTATTGAAGTGGAGTCTGTGATTAATTGTCGTCCTTTGACCTTCGTATATGATGACAACGAAGGGGTGAGTTATGCCTTGACCCCATCACATTTACTGTATGGGCGACGGATGGCTGTTTCCCCATGTGCAGGACACTATGAAGTTGTTAGTACTAATGCTGCTCTGACAAGAAGGTCAAGGAATCACAAGCACGTACTCAATCAGATAATAAACAGTTGGAGGAAAGACTACCTACTTAGTCTACGTGAAGTACGGACAAGTAAGCTCAGTGGATCAGGCTCTTCTGTTCGAGTTGGAGATGTTGTAATATTAAAGGACGAACATATTAAAAGAGCTTTTTGGAAATTTGCTAAGGTAATTGAGCTTCTAAAGGGATCAGATGGAATTGCTAGAGCAGCTTTAATTAATGTGTCAACAGGAAGTGGACCCCCCAAGATATTGAAGAGGAGCACACGTCATCTAATTCCCATTGAGGTTGCTTGTTCAGAAGAAATTCAATCTGATGTTCCTCCCACAGTTGTAACAGATGGCTCGCTTGTTAATGATTCGGATAAAATGGCTGAAGGTGCAAATGATACTGAAGTCCCTCAACAGGATGACAATTCCAGGCTGCGTAGACAAGCTGCAATCAGGGGGGAACAGACACGAAGAACCTGGACTGGACATTGA